The Alkalispirochaeta americana genome segment CTGGAGTACACCATCCTGGGTCCTTGGGAATCAGATCCGAACAGGAATGTTATCAGCTACCTCTCCCCTCTGGGGAATCGCCTTCTGCGGTCCAAGGCCGGCGATGAGCTGGACTTCGAGATCAACGAGCGCCGCTACCACCTCCGGGTCGAGTCTATCGAGGTATCGGACCAGCTCTGAGATTATTGAGCGATTTTTCTCCGGGGAGAGAACTCCCCGGAATCTTGGAAAGTCCCCGGCAACGTATTCCAGCCAGGAATCGCTGTCGGGGATTTTTTTTAGTCCAGACCGAGCTTGTTCAGGGCATTTTCGGCGGTGCGGCGAACCAGGGGATGATTCCCTTCCCCTCTACGCTCTGTCAGCACCTCGGCGAACTGCCGAAGACCGCTCTCGCCTACGCCTCGCATCCCGTAGACCTGGATGATCGGATTGGGGTGGTTCAGAAGCAGTTCCACCAGAGGGGCCAGGTCCCTGTCTGCTCCCTCCGAGACGGATCGCCCGATCCGATCGAGAATCCTGCTGTTTTCCCGTTCCCACTCCTTCTGGACGACTTCTTTCAGAACATCCATGGAGTCTTGAAGGTTTTTTCTGATCGCCAGGTCGGCGATGACACCTCGTTCTTCCTCGTTTCCCCGAGGGTCTTTCAGGCGGTTTAACAACAGTTCCCACCCCTGGGGATCGTTGAGTGCAGCGGCTGTCTGGAGTGCCTCAAGACGAACAGGTCGTTCAGGGTCCCGGCGGACCATAAAGAGCACCGCCGGAAGCGCCTCGGCCATGGAGCGCTCTGCCACCGTTTTCAGCGCAGCCAACCTAACCCTCCAGAACTCATCCCGCAGGGTAGCCAAAAGGGCCTGGTCGGTTTCAGGGGTGTCAAAATTTGTCAGGGCGTTCACTGCGTAGGCCCGGGTAAGAGAATCAGGCGAGGAGAATTGCCGGAGGATGATTGGGATGGCCCGTTCATCTCCCAGCTTTCCCAAGGTGTCGATGGCAAATCGCTGGAGGACTGTGGTAGCTTCTTCGTCATCCCCCAGGATATCGGCCACAAAGTCAAAGGCCCGGACATCGCCACGGGTTCCTATCTCTACCAGAACCTGGCCCTGGGCGTCCTCGGAAAGGCCCGGTTCCTGGTATAGATCGATCAAGTCTTCGATTGTTGTTCCTTCGGCGGTTGCATAGTATCGGATCGCTGCAACGGCCCGTGAGGGAGGCATCATCCTGCTTATCTCGATCAGAATATCCCGAACAGCTTGATCCGGTTCCGCCTTGATTTCCCGAAGGTATCCCAGGACCATTGTGATCAGCTCTGAAGAACGGTCGTAGTATTCCTGAATCAGTTGAAATCCCCGCTCCTCGCCTCCCGCAATCTGCAGTTGTCGCAGATAATCGACGGAACTTCGAAGAACGGCCGGATCATTGCTCGTCTCAAAAACGGCGAGCACGTCCGGAGCAAGTTCCTCCTCTCTGTTGCTGGTAAGAGTTGGTATCAGTTCTGCCACAGCCGAGTTAATACCAAAGCGCAGGGTTTCGCGCCACTCTTCTGCTTGGGAGATTGTGGGCGGCGCGGCCTCCTCCTCTTTCTGTTGTCGTTCTTCGTCGAAATCCTCACCAAGAAGAATAACGGGAAGAAACATAAAAACCACGACGATCCAGGCCGTCATGGTGAGTGGAAATGTAACGGGGCGAGTGTTGTTTTTTGAGGGAATCACAAGACCTCCTTGAGATTAAACGAGTCCGTTGCTGTTCTTCATGCTTCCATCACCGCAGAAGAATTGCGCCGGAGAAGGGAGAGAACAGAAATACCAAGAACCCGGTAGGTTAACACCAGAGCAGCCAGTGCCGGAAGCGCTTCGGCACAGAGCAAGGCAAGAGCAAAAAGGCTGCTTCCTTCGATCCACCACTCCCCCAGGCCCTGAAGATGAAGTATCCACCGCACCGTCAGGACGGTGCCTGCCGCTACGGAGGAGGCCAGAAGTGCTTTGAAGATTGCGATCCCGAGATCAACCAAAGGAGATATCTCGATGTGGGACCGAAGGGCCAGCACCAATAATACCAGGCCGAAGGTGAAGGCGATGCTATTTGCGACAGCAAGTCCCGTTACGGCCAGAACGGTCTCTTTCAAGAGGAGACAGAGAAAAATATCAACGGCCATGGTAGCTCCCGCAACGAAAAGGGGAACCCGATACTCACCCAGGGCATAGAAAAAGCGTTGCAGAAAGGTGAACGCCCCGACACTGAAGAGCCCCAGACTGTATCCCACAAGAACCCGTGCGGCCAAATGGGTAGCGGAAGCAGAAAACGCTCCCCGCTGGAGGGCTACCGCGATAAGAGGACGACCAAGAAGAGCCAGCCCCACCCCGGCAGGAATAAGGAGCAACGCCAGAGCCCGAAGGCCCCCGAAAACAGTTTTTCCCGCTGCGGAAATATCGCCTTGGGCAACCTGGCGGCTCATGAGAGGAAAAAGAACCGTCGTGATCGAAGCCCCGAAAATACCAAAGGGAAGTTGCCAAAACACCAGGGCATTTGTCATGGCAGAGCCACTACCGTCAGCCAGACCACTGGCAAAAAAGAGAGATACCTGCTGATCCACTGCAAAGACGCTGGCTGTGGTAACAACGGGAATCCAGTGCCGCAGGATCCGCGAGAATCGGGGGTCTCCAAAGGAAAAAAGGGGCCTCAAGGAATAACCCCGCCGTTTCACGGGATAGATCTGGAGCAGAAGCTGACCACAGCCTCCCAAGAGGACTCCGAAGACCATGGAAAAAACTCCCCAACGGGAATGGAAGAGAAGAACCGCGCCAATGACCGCGAAAGAAAAGAGCAACGGTGCCAGGGCAGGCACGAGAAAGCTTTGATGGGAATTGAGCGTTCCCATGAGCACCGCCGCAATGGAAACAAGTAATACGTAGTGTATAAGGAAACGGAAAAGATCGGCCGCCAGGAGCTGCCGCTCCGGTTCAGGAAAGGCCAGAATAGTATCAACTATCGGTTGAGCAAAGATTGTCGCCAGAAGAAGAAGCGGAATAAGCAGGGCGAACTGCAGTCCCAGGAGCTGCCGAACAATTTTTTGGGAACTCGCACCGGAACCATCTTCCAGATGAGTCCGGGTGAGTACGGGAAGGAAGGCCGACGAGAGAGCCCCTTCGGCGAGAAGTTTTCTCAAGTTGTTTGGAATGTTGAACACCAGGTTCAGAACATCAGCCTGACCCGAAGCACCAAAGACAGCCCCTATCACGGCGATCCGAAGAAACCCCAGAAGCCGGGAAACCAGGGTGGAGGCCATGACGATAGCTGTTGATACAACATGGTGACGGTGCCCGGTGGGAGATGAGCGATGGTCTTTCACGGGGAAGAGGCCTCCCGCGCCGCTTTGGTTCCCTCGGTATAGCGTTCCAGAAAATCCTTCTTGAAGCTCAGAAAAGTCCCCTCCCGGATTGCCCGGGCACTTTGATCAACCAACCATTTCATGAAGCGGAGGTTGTGCTGAGCGGCAAGCATGCACCCGAGAATCTCATTCGATTTTGTCAGGTGTCGCAAGTATCCCAAACTGTATTGACGTCCGCCAAATGAATCGATCTGTCGATCGGGAGAATCCATGGTGCGGGCGTAGCGAGCACTTTTGAAGTTAATCCGTCCGTCTGTAGTAAAGAGCGTTCCCGTTCGGGCCGCCCGTGTAGGGAAGACACAATCGAACATATCAATGCCCTGTTCAATCGCCGCCAGAATGTACTCAGGCGTGCCTATCCCCATGACGTAACGAGGTTTCTCCCTGGGGAGCTGCGGTGCTGTGTGAGCCAGAATGTCGCAATAGGTGGAAAAGGGTTCTCCCACGGAAAGCCCTCCCAGGGCAAGGCCGGGAAAATCAAGTTCTTCCGTGCGTTGAACCGCCTGGGTTCGGAGATCAGGAAAAAAGTTTCCTTGCACGATTCCAAAAAGCGCTCCGGCGTAGCCGCTTTCTTCCTGCTGCTCTTCCCAACGACGCCGCGCCCGGGCAGCCCAGGTGGTGGTGGTGGTGAGAGCCTCCAGAGCGGCCCGATGATCAATCTCCGGGCCCGTGCAGACATCCAGAACCATCTGGATGTCGCTTCCAATTGTCACCTGGATGTCAACGGTTCGTTCCGGTGTGAGAAGATGGCGACTGCCGTCCAGATGAGAACGAAAGGAGGCGCCTTCATCGGTAATCTTGCGAAAAGGCGCCAGGCTAAAAATCTGGTATCCCCCGGAATCGGTAAGAATATTGTG includes the following:
- a CDS encoding HEAT repeat domain-containing protein, giving the protein MIPSKNNTRPVTFPLTMTAWIVVVFMFLPVILLGEDFDEERQQKEEEAAPPTISQAEEWRETLRFGINSAVAELIPTLTSNREEELAPDVLAVFETSNDPAVLRSSVDYLRQLQIAGGEERGFQLIQEYYDRSSELITMVLGYLREIKAEPDQAVRDILIEISRMMPPSRAVAAIRYYATAEGTTIEDLIDLYQEPGLSEDAQGQVLVEIGTRGDVRAFDFVADILGDDEEATTVLQRFAIDTLGKLGDERAIPIILRQFSSPDSLTRAYAVNALTNFDTPETDQALLATLRDEFWRVRLAALKTVAERSMAEALPAVLFMVRRDPERPVRLEALQTAAALNDPQGWELLLNRLKDPRGNEEERGVIADLAIRKNLQDSMDVLKEVVQKEWERENSRILDRIGRSVSEGADRDLAPLVELLLNHPNPIIQVYGMRGVGESGLRQFAEVLTERRGEGNHPLVRRTAENALNKLGLD
- the murJ gene encoding murein biosynthesis integral membrane protein MurJ; this translates as MKDHRSSPTGHRHHVVSTAIVMASTLVSRLLGFLRIAVIGAVFGASGQADVLNLVFNIPNNLRKLLAEGALSSAFLPVLTRTHLEDGSGASSQKIVRQLLGLQFALLIPLLLLATIFAQPIVDTILAFPEPERQLLAADLFRFLIHYVLLVSIAAVLMGTLNSHQSFLVPALAPLLFSFAVIGAVLLFHSRWGVFSMVFGVLLGGCGQLLLQIYPVKRRGYSLRPLFSFGDPRFSRILRHWIPVVTTASVFAVDQQVSLFFASGLADGSGSAMTNALVFWQLPFGIFGASITTVLFPLMSRQVAQGDISAAGKTVFGGLRALALLLIPAGVGLALLGRPLIAVALQRGAFSASATHLAARVLVGYSLGLFSVGAFTFLQRFFYALGEYRVPLFVAGATMAVDIFLCLLLKETVLAVTGLAVANSIAFTFGLVLLVLALRSHIEISPLVDLGIAIFKALLASSVAAGTVLTVRWILHLQGLGEWWIEGSSLFALALLCAEALPALAALVLTYRVLGISVLSLLRRNSSAVMEA
- the tgt gene encoding tRNA guanosine(34) transglycosylase Tgt encodes the protein MKIFTIDANDKNCAARTGTLLLPHGPVSTPAFMPVGTAGTVKAVDHDQLHQMGYRLILANTYHLFLRPGMDTIGSFGGLHTFSSWNHNILTDSGGYQIFSLAPFRKITDEGASFRSHLDGSRHLLTPERTVDIQVTIGSDIQMVLDVCTGPEIDHRAALEALTTTTTWAARARRRWEEQQEESGYAGALFGIVQGNFFPDLRTQAVQRTEELDFPGLALGGLSVGEPFSTYCDILAHTAPQLPREKPRYVMGIGTPEYILAAIEQGIDMFDCVFPTRAARTGTLFTTDGRINFKSARYARTMDSPDRQIDSFGGRQYSLGYLRHLTKSNEILGCMLAAQHNLRFMKWLVDQSARAIREGTFLSFKKDFLERYTEGTKAAREASSP